A DNA window from Ranitomeya imitator isolate aRanImi1 chromosome 2, aRanImi1.pri, whole genome shotgun sequence contains the following coding sequences:
- the LOC138666481 gene encoding oocyte zinc finger protein XlCOF6.1-like: MWEMFWEKPFSCSECGKSFNHKRNLIVHQRTHTGENPFSCSACGKCFTQKPNFVKHQRAHTVEKPFCCSECWKSFKHKSDFVMHPRTHTGEKPFSCSECGKCLSRYQILLVTKEFTDGRSLFHVINVENILHRN, translated from the exons atgtgggaaatgtttt gggagaagcctttttcatgttcagaatgtgggaaaagttttaaccaCAAACGTAATCTTATtgtgcaccagagaactcacacaggggagaatcctttttcctgttcagcatgtgggaaatgttttacacagaaaccaaactttgttaagcaccagagagctcacacagtGGAGAaacctttttgctgttcagaatgttggaaaagTTTTAAGcataaatcagattttgttatgcacccgagaacccacacaggggagaagcctttttcatgctcagaatgtgggaaatgtttaagCAGATATCAGATTTTGTTAGTCACAAAAGAATTCACAGACGGGAGAAGCCTCTTTCATGTGattaatgtggaaaatattttacacagaaattaa